CTGATGGGGGACAAGGTAGAACCACGCCGTAACTTCATTGAGGAAAATGCTCAATATGTCCAGAACCTGGATGTATAAGAAATAAACAAATGGTAGTCACGATAAAAATAGAAACAGTGTAAATGGATGGGGAAAGGCTCTGTTGAGCTTTTCTCCCCTTATAGGTTATTAGGAGGTAAATAGAATGGTGGATCAACCCGAACGCCCACGCGTGCAGGAAATTAATATAAGCCAGGAAATGCGTACATCCTTCCTGGATTATGCCATGAGTGTTATTGTGGCACGTGCCTTGCCTGACGTCCGTGATGGTTTGAAACCTGTACACCGCCGGATTTTGTATGCAATGCATGATTTAGGCATGCATTCCGATAAAGCTCACAAAAAATCTGCCCGTATTGTAGGGGAGGTTATCGGTAAATATCACCCGCACGGTGATTCGGCTGTGTACGATACGATGGTGCGTATGGCTCAGGACTTCAACTACCGTTATATGCTCGTGGACGGACACGGAAACTTCGGTTCTGTAGACGGCGACGCCGCTGCCGCTATGCGTTATACGGAAGCAAGAATGTCCAAAATTTCTATGGAGATTTTGCGAGACATCAATAAAGATACAATTGACTATGATGACAACTATGACGGTACGGAAAAGGAACCTCTTGTCTTACCTGCCAAATTCCCGAACTTACTGGTAAACGGTGGTTCAGGTATCGCGGTAGGGATGGCTACGAATATTCCTCCTCATCAGCTGGGTGAAGTGATCGATGCTGTACTTGCCGTCAGTAAAGATCCGGATATTACCATTCAGGATTTGATGGAAAACCACATCTATGGTCCAGACTTTCCAACCTCTGGGAAAATCCTTGGACTAAGCGGTATTCGAAAAGCTTATGAAACTGGAAAAGGATCCATTACCGTCCGGGCAAATGTAGAAATCGAAGAACAGGCGAATGGGAAAGCACGCTTAATTGTTACGGAGCTTCCGTATCAGGTGAACAAAGCTCGTCTTGTCGAGAAAATAGCAGATCTTGCCCGCGACAAAAAAATTGACGGCATTACGGACCTTCGGGACGAGTCCGACCGTAATGGTCTGCGCGTCGTGATCGAATTACGACGGGATGCTAATCCAAATGTGCTGTTGAACAACCTCTACAAGATGACGGCTCTTCAATCCACATTTGGTATTAATATGCTGGCTCTGGTTAAAGGTCATCCAAAAGTATTGAACTTGAAACAGTGCCTGGAATACTATTTGGAGCACCAGAAAGAAGTCATCAAGCGTCGAACTGCTTATGAACTTCGTAAAGCGGAAGCGAGAGCTCATATCCTGGAAGGGCTTCGAGTAGCTCTGGATCATTTAGACGAAGTGATTACGCTCATTCGTGAGTCACAAACGACTGAGATTGCCAAAAGTGGTTTAATGGAGCGTTATGAGCTGTCCGATCGCCAGGCTCAAGCTATTCTGGATATGCGTCTTCAACGTCTGACTGGTTTAGAACGTGAAAAGATTGAAAACGAATACCAGGATCTTATGAAGCTTATTGCTGAATTGAAAGCAATCCTTGCTGATGAAGAGAAAGTTCTGGAAATTATCCGGGAAGAACTAGAAGACGTAAAAGAACGCTTTAACGATGAACGTCGTACTGAAATTTTGCTGGGCGGCAGTGACTTTATTGAAGACGAAGACTTAATACCGGAGGAAACGGTTATTGTAACCTTGACGCATCAAGGTTATGTCAAACGTCTCCCTGCTAACACGTACCGTTCACAGCGCAGAGGCGGACGTGGTGTACAAGGAATGGGCACACACGAAGAGGACTTTGTGGAACATCTACTGTCCACTTCCACCCACAATACGCTGCTGTTCTTCTCCAATAAAGGAAAAGTATATAAGGCTAAAGGCTATGAAGTTCCTGAATTCAGCCGAACAGCTAAAGGGATTCCAATTATCAATATGCTGAATATTGAGCGGGATGAGTGGATTAATGCCGTCATTACCGTAGAAGACTTCGTCGATGATTGGTACCTTCTGTTTACAACAAGGAACGGAATCACCAAACGGACGACCCTTTCTCAATTTGCGAACATCCGCCGCGGCGGTCTGATTGCACTCGGACTGAGGGAAGACGACGAATTGATCTCCGTGAAACTGACAGATGGCCAAAAGGATATTATGATTGGTACCAAAAATGGTTATCTCATCCGGTTTAACGAAGATCAAATCCGTGCAATGGGCCGTACAGCTGCAGGTGTGAAGGGAATCTCGCTTAGAGACGACGACCGCGTTGTATCCATGGAAATCCTGGAGGACGACCTGCAGGTTCTTACCGTCACAAGTAAAGGGTATGGGAAGCGGACACCGGCAACGGATTACCGCATTACCAATCGGGGCGGTAAAGGAATTATTACGTGTAACCTTACCGAGAAAAATGGTTATGTCGTTGCTACCCAGGCCGTGAATGGTGAAGAAGATATCATGATTATCACGGAAAGTGGCGTGCTGATCAGGATGCCGCTTGAAAGCATTTCTGAAACTGGACGGAACACTCAGGGTGTCCGCTTGATCCGTCTTGGAGACGGGGAAGAAGTAGCCACGGTAGCTCGTGTGGAATCAGAAAAAGAAGAAGAAGAAATCATTGAAGAAGCAATTGAAAAGAACGAAGATAAAGAAACATCATCAGAGGAATCGAAAGAAGTGGAAGACACTCCTGAAGAATAACCTCCCCCGTTTGCTGGGAAATGCCAAGCCGCCTGTCGAATTTTACGGCAGGCGGCTTTTTGTAAGATATTTTAGTGGATCACAATGGTTATACTCCTTTTAAGAGAGGTGGAAAATGATATGCGGCTGCACCCTTCCCAATTGGTTACGGGCTGTTTAATAACAAAAGATGTAATGGGACGTACTAAAAATCCAATTATCCCTAAAAACACGTTGGTTCATCCTATACATATTCAAGTGTTAAAGAAGTTTCTAATTGAATCCGTAGAAGTTGCGAATAAACTTTCAGACGGTTCTCCTTTTGTTCCGGAACAACCAGTAGATGATGAACCGATCGAAACACAGCCTTCAGGGTGTAATGAGTCAAGTGAGAACGTTACCTTTCACGACCAGTACGTACATGCCGTTGAATCCTATAAGAAATGGTTTTCGGAGTGGCGGGCAGGAGGGTCCCTCAATATTAAAGCGATCCGTGAAGAAATGGTGCCTTTATTAGAAAGTGCTGTTCAGGAGAAGCGTGTGATTTTCAGACTTCATCATTATTCCTCAAGCTGGGATTACCTATATCACCATAGTGTAGCGATGAGTGTGCTGGCCTCTTATTTAGCTTATAAAATGGACTATGAGTACGGGGAGTGGAGTCAAATAGGACTTGCAGGGTTACTCAGTGATGCTGGAATGGCGAAGGTCGATCAACGTGTCATCGATAAAGAGGCTCCGCTCACAGAACGCGAATTTGAACAAATTAAACACCACCCTGCACACTCTTACCGTCTGGTGGAAAACATTCAGGAGTTGAGCCGCCCCGCCAAGCTTGCTATTTTACAGCATCACGAGCGATTGGACGGAACCGGTTATCCTCTTGGACTGAACCATACCAAACTTCATCCCTATAGTCAGCTCGTTGCGGTTAGTGATATGTACCATGCCATGACTTCAGAACGTGTGTATCGCCAAAAGCATTCTCCGTTTAAAGTCCTTGAGAATGTTCTTAAGGAACAGTTTGGACGCTATGATCACACCATTATTCAAGTGTTAGTCAAAGAAATGACCAATTATTCAACCGGCACGAATATAAGACTTTCCAATAATCGACGGGCGGAAATTGTCTTTGTAGATCAAACTCATCCCACAAGGCCGATGATTCGTTTAGAAGACGATGGAGAAATTTATCATTTAAAAGAACATATGCATCTACATATAGAAGAAATTCTGGGGTAACGAAAGACCAGCTGATATCAAAAAACAGATGTCAGCTGGTCTTTTAACCATGCAGAGATTAACACAGGAATCTGTTCGCTGGCACTCTTTAAAAATTCGATGATAAATACATAGTCTTCCCGGTCCCTCATTTGCTGCATTTCTCCCCACCATTCACCCTCGTAGCGAACTAGCATACTTAAGTTATACAGAACGGCAAAATAAGCGAGTAGCGGAGGCCAGGGTTCATCTGCGGGCGGATGATCTACGTTTTTAAAGGCATAGATGGGAGCCATAGCTTCTAAGGGACGCAGCAATTCATCCATCGAGATTTTTTCTTTTGACGATGAGAATTGGAACAAATGATCTGCTGCATGAGGGAATAATCCATGGGGCTGAACTCGAATATCATCCTCTAAAAAGCGGTAATGCTGTTTCTTTCTTTTTCTGGTCGACAAACCGTGAGCTAAAACCTTCGCCGTAGCAGGGTAACCTGGATCTACCGTTAGAAGGCAGCTTTTTAAGTAGTGATTGAGTCCATAATATAAAAGGAGCGGCTGGACACTCAGTGGAGTCGATTTTGCAGATTCCCAGTAGTCACTTCCCAGATTTAAACCATATATAAATCGTTCCGCGTTCTGATAAGCATGGTGAGAAGCTTTCGGGTTGTTTGTTTTTTCGTAACAGGCCAGTAAAAATGGTCTGGTGTGAGCGGTAACTTGTAAATAATTTAGAATGGTTTCTTCCTTAAGCATGGGAGCGCATCTCCTTTCATCAAGTTTATCCTCATTTTTGCAAGCAAAGCAGAAAGCGCTTTAACTACATCGTGCTCCGTGAAAGCGTCTGGAAAGCAGTCCAGACAGGGGATTTATGGGATTTTTTTATGGTTGAAAAACAACAGTCATTGTCGTATTGT
The Halobacillus halophilus DSM 2266 DNA segment above includes these coding regions:
- the gyrA gene encoding DNA gyrase subunit A yields the protein MVDQPERPRVQEINISQEMRTSFLDYAMSVIVARALPDVRDGLKPVHRRILYAMHDLGMHSDKAHKKSARIVGEVIGKYHPHGDSAVYDTMVRMAQDFNYRYMLVDGHGNFGSVDGDAAAAMRYTEARMSKISMEILRDINKDTIDYDDNYDGTEKEPLVLPAKFPNLLVNGGSGIAVGMATNIPPHQLGEVIDAVLAVSKDPDITIQDLMENHIYGPDFPTSGKILGLSGIRKAYETGKGSITVRANVEIEEQANGKARLIVTELPYQVNKARLVEKIADLARDKKIDGITDLRDESDRNGLRVVIELRRDANPNVLLNNLYKMTALQSTFGINMLALVKGHPKVLNLKQCLEYYLEHQKEVIKRRTAYELRKAEARAHILEGLRVALDHLDEVITLIRESQTTEIAKSGLMERYELSDRQAQAILDMRLQRLTGLEREKIENEYQDLMKLIAELKAILADEEKVLEIIREELEDVKERFNDERRTEILLGGSDFIEDEDLIPEETVIVTLTHQGYVKRLPANTYRSQRRGGRGVQGMGTHEEDFVEHLLSTSTHNTLLFFSNKGKVYKAKGYEVPEFSRTAKGIPIINMLNIERDEWINAVITVEDFVDDWYLLFTTRNGITKRTTLSQFANIRRGGLIALGLREDDELISVKLTDGQKDIMIGTKNGYLIRFNEDQIRAMGRTAAGVKGISLRDDDRVVSMEILEDDLQVLTVTSKGYGKRTPATDYRITNRGGKGIITCNLTEKNGYVVATQAVNGEEDIMIITESGVLIRMPLESISETGRNTQGVRLIRLGDGEEVATVARVESEKEEEEIIEEAIEKNEDKETSSEESKEVEDTPEE
- a CDS encoding HD-GYP domain-containing protein, with product MRLHPSQLVTGCLITKDVMGRTKNPIIPKNTLVHPIHIQVLKKFLIESVEVANKLSDGSPFVPEQPVDDEPIETQPSGCNESSENVTFHDQYVHAVESYKKWFSEWRAGGSLNIKAIREEMVPLLESAVQEKRVIFRLHHYSSSWDYLYHHSVAMSVLASYLAYKMDYEYGEWSQIGLAGLLSDAGMAKVDQRVIDKEAPLTEREFEQIKHHPAHSYRLVENIQELSRPAKLAILQHHERLDGTGYPLGLNHTKLHPYSQLVAVSDMYHAMTSERVYRQKHSPFKVLENVLKEQFGRYDHTIIQVLVKEMTNYSTGTNIRLSNNRRAEIVFVDQTHPTRPMIRLEDDGEIYHLKEHMHLHIEEILG
- a CDS encoding YaaC family protein yields the protein MLKEETILNYLQVTAHTRPFLLACYEKTNNPKASHHAYQNAERFIYGLNLGSDYWESAKSTPLSVQPLLLYYGLNHYLKSCLLTVDPGYPATAKVLAHGLSTRKRKKQHYRFLEDDIRVQPHGLFPHAADHLFQFSSSKEKISMDELLRPLEAMAPIYAFKNVDHPPADEPWPPLLAYFAVLYNLSMLVRYEGEWWGEMQQMRDREDYVFIIEFLKSASEQIPVLISAWLKDQLTSVF